A single Rubrivivax gelatinosus IL144 DNA region contains:
- a CDS encoding glycosyltransferase family 4 protein — MNAQPMDPPVHEPALRRPGTAAARGGKVLVVSDVPPFPTSSGNRARIRTLTEVIAGLGHELHFAALVRPGSGLDPQMSRHYGRRLHVLPFERRRGPAWAWEHAARRLRQRLNLDAGWLWTLDAWYDDRLDARLRELQARESFDTVLIEYVYLSRAACVFPPGVRTVIDTHDRFTRRHRAAREAGQAYGWFSLAEADERRGLARADAVIAIQDDEAAFFSALLAGTSTTVETVGHVFEPAAPVRRARARRALLVGSHNPVNAEGARYFVGQVLPRVQQELPDFELLIAGDVGQAVADAPGLRKLGRVTAIGEAYAQAALALNPVRSGTGLCIKSLETLAYGLPLVTTRSGARGLEAWAGSAFSMVPDDDPQAMAAAICTLLRRDDQAEAMGRSARAAALEINRVQLAALRRLLGRGEA; from the coding sequence ATGAACGCGCAGCCGATGGATCCGCCGGTGCACGAGCCGGCCCTGCGCCGCCCCGGGACGGCCGCCGCCCGCGGCGGCAAGGTCCTGGTCGTCTCCGATGTGCCGCCGTTCCCGACGAGTTCGGGCAACCGCGCCCGCATCCGCACGCTGACCGAGGTCATCGCCGGCCTCGGCCACGAGCTGCATTTCGCGGCGCTGGTGCGCCCCGGCAGCGGCCTGGACCCGCAGATGTCGCGGCACTACGGCCGCCGCCTGCACGTGCTGCCCTTCGAGCGCCGCCGCGGGCCGGCCTGGGCCTGGGAGCACGCGGCGCGGCGCCTGCGCCAGCGCCTGAACCTGGACGCCGGCTGGCTGTGGACGCTCGACGCCTGGTACGACGACCGGCTCGACGCCCGGCTGCGCGAGCTGCAGGCGCGCGAGAGCTTCGACACGGTGCTGATCGAGTACGTCTACCTGTCGCGCGCCGCCTGCGTCTTCCCGCCCGGGGTGCGCACGGTCATCGACACGCACGACCGCTTCACGCGCCGCCACCGTGCCGCGCGCGAGGCCGGGCAGGCCTACGGCTGGTTCTCGCTCGCCGAAGCCGACGAGCGCCGCGGCCTGGCGCGCGCCGACGCGGTGATCGCGATCCAGGACGACGAGGCGGCGTTCTTCTCCGCATTGCTGGCCGGCACCTCGACCACCGTCGAGACCGTGGGCCACGTCTTCGAGCCGGCCGCGCCGGTGCGGCGCGCGCGGGCACGGCGCGCGCTGCTCGTCGGCTCGCACAACCCGGTGAACGCCGAAGGCGCGCGCTACTTCGTCGGGCAGGTGCTGCCGCGGGTGCAGCAGGAGCTGCCGGACTTCGAGCTGCTGATCGCCGGCGACGTCGGCCAGGCGGTCGCCGACGCGCCCGGCCTGCGCAAGCTCGGCCGCGTGACGGCGATCGGCGAGGCCTACGCCCAGGCGGCGCTGGCGCTGAACCCGGTGCGCTCGGGCACGGGCCTGTGCATCAAGTCGCTGGAGACCCTGGCCTACGGCCTGCCGCTGGTCACGACGCGCAGCGGAGCCCGCGGCCTGGAGGCCTGGGCCGGGAGCGCCTTCAGCATGGTGCCCGACGACGACCCGCAGGCGATGGCCGCGGCGATCTGCACGCTGCTGCGCCGCGACGATCAGGCCGAGGCGATGGGGCGCAGCGCCCGCGCCGCGGCGCTGGAGATCAACCGCGTGCAGCTCGCCGCGCTGCGGCGGCTGCTCGGCAGGGGCGAGGCATGA
- a CDS encoding glycoside hydrolase 5 family protein, whose protein sequence is MRRRQASALRACGLLLAAVLAAVSAGGAAAQERRSGWQLNRFGDAAEARLRTAPARPAEVLLVGRDGDAQGARAHVVYPLNLVADHRYRVRVRLSGEPGSRIQLMVRRSAAPYDAVVQEDLELDEAGRSAELEWVAYDEPGAFDLRIVPRSPRVQLQVGTPEIEDLGRVSLGSAGTPPPFDARLLGVHLNKFAQYRTVPALGTGLVRIWDMRTNWHHLAPTPEAWTARSADAWKQLDDLVGVVQRRAPGATLLMTLGQPPAWASASPQATCAYGTGTCGAPASLDAWRDYVQTLAQRYKGRIRWWELWNEPDYARFYVPTLSLVELARVASQVLKSVDPENRLVSPGFTGNGYAALDRFLAQGGGRYVDAIGFHWYVRAAPESLVPRVRNLRALMQRRGAGQLPLWNTEGAPWCNPGRESPCAFEGLAGDELDALPMRYVLTMWLEGVAASAYYTVEGSGRRAVPLFDPDRKLVTRAGEAFASLGDWLRDARVESVQPWGEAGIAVRLRRGGDASVLVWSQRRDEALRVPADWGMARAQTPWGDTLAWRPGEPLVVGRVPLRLQAAGGRAAAQASR, encoded by the coding sequence ATGAGGCGGCGGCAGGCGTCGGCGCTGCGGGCCTGCGGCCTGCTGCTGGCGGCCGTGCTGGCCGCGGTCTCGGCCGGCGGGGCGGCGGCGCAGGAGCGGCGCAGCGGCTGGCAGCTCAACCGCTTCGGCGACGCGGCCGAGGCCCGGCTGCGCACCGCACCGGCCCGGCCGGCCGAAGTCCTGCTGGTCGGCCGCGACGGCGACGCCCAGGGCGCGCGGGCCCACGTCGTCTACCCGCTGAACCTCGTCGCCGACCACCGGTACCGTGTCCGGGTGCGGCTTTCCGGCGAGCCGGGCAGCCGCATCCAGCTGATGGTGCGGCGCAGCGCGGCGCCGTACGACGCCGTCGTGCAAGAGGATCTGGAACTCGACGAGGCGGGCCGCAGCGCCGAGCTGGAGTGGGTGGCCTACGACGAACCCGGCGCATTCGACCTGCGCATCGTGCCGCGCTCGCCGCGCGTGCAGCTGCAGGTCGGCACGCCCGAGATCGAGGATCTGGGTCGCGTCAGCCTCGGCAGCGCCGGCACGCCGCCGCCCTTCGACGCTCGCCTGCTCGGCGTGCACCTGAACAAGTTCGCCCAGTACCGCACGGTGCCGGCGCTGGGCACCGGGCTCGTGCGCATCTGGGACATGCGCACGAACTGGCATCACCTCGCCCCGACTCCCGAAGCCTGGACGGCGCGCAGCGCCGACGCCTGGAAGCAGCTGGACGACCTGGTCGGGGTCGTGCAGCGTCGCGCCCCCGGCGCGACGCTGCTGATGACGCTGGGCCAGCCGCCGGCCTGGGCCTCGGCCAGCCCGCAGGCCACCTGTGCCTACGGCACCGGCACCTGCGGCGCGCCGGCCAGCCTGGATGCCTGGCGCGACTACGTGCAGACGCTCGCCCAGCGCTACAAGGGGCGCATCCGCTGGTGGGAGCTGTGGAACGAGCCCGACTACGCGCGCTTCTACGTGCCGACGCTGTCCCTCGTGGAGCTGGCCCGCGTGGCGTCTCAGGTGCTGAAGTCGGTGGACCCGGAGAACCGCCTCGTCTCGCCCGGCTTCACCGGCAACGGCTACGCCGCGCTCGACCGCTTCCTGGCCCAGGGCGGAGGGCGTTATGTCGACGCCATCGGCTTCCACTGGTACGTGCGTGCCGCGCCGGAAAGCCTGGTGCCGCGCGTGCGCAACCTGCGCGCGCTGATGCAGCGCCGCGGCGCCGGCCAGCTGCCGCTGTGGAACACCGAGGGCGCTCCCTGGTGCAACCCGGGGCGCGAGAGCCCCTGCGCCTTCGAAGGACTGGCCGGCGACGAACTGGACGCGCTGCCGATGCGCTACGTGCTGACGATGTGGCTGGAGGGCGTGGCCGCGTCGGCGTACTACACGGTCGAAGGCTCGGGCCGCCGGGCGGTGCCGCTCTTCGACCCCGACCGCAAGCTGGTGACACGCGCCGGCGAGGCCTTCGCCAGCCTGGGCGACTGGCTGCGCGACGCCCGCGTCGAATCGGTTCAGCCCTGGGGCGAGGCCGGCATCGCGGTGCGCCTTCGGCGCGGCGGGGACGCGTCGGTGCTCGTCTGGTCGCAGCGCCGCGACGAGGCCTTGCGCGTGCCGGCGGACTGGGGCATGGCACGAGCGCAGACGCCCTGGGGCGACACGCTGGCGTGGCGGCCGGGCGAGCCGCTGGTCGTCGGCCGCGTGCCCTTGCGGCTGCAGGCTGCGGGGGGCCGCGCGGCGGCCCAGGCCAGCCGATGA
- a CDS encoding O-antigen ligase family protein, whose product MKYTILQPRREPLGSLLRLDMLVAGICIAALGMTMLVGSLRLVTYVIPPLALLAVLATGRLTWSPNAPPYLVLIAAAALLAPLGNMAGLQDVYLMLIGLSPFAFGCRYRLPWQHIFWAAVVATLLTYVRKGGVGGVEFDPMTSRSSFEATTSFVFGVLAAWAACERRWLASLLALLLCILTLKRIVALGAIVVVAAMLLPRRWVDRLLRPLPMILLNVLYLLVVIRYTQGGFDALIVQYTSQSSDQLGMGRQRLYHYPVQELLHDPWRFAFVGMGPGSAYEVMKGGWGFLGKANLHNDSLKILFEYGGLVWAGFYAVLYRTSQRLELRILMLFVNIMFLTDNTLIYPYVIFAIGIACQSLAPASDTAQAWARGDAGARR is encoded by the coding sequence ATGAAGTACACCATCCTGCAGCCCCGCCGCGAGCCGCTGGGCAGCCTGCTGCGTCTGGACATGCTGGTCGCCGGCATCTGCATCGCCGCGCTCGGCATGACGATGCTGGTCGGCAGCCTGCGCCTGGTGACCTACGTGATCCCGCCGTTGGCGCTGCTGGCCGTGCTGGCCACCGGTCGCCTGACCTGGTCGCCGAACGCGCCGCCGTACCTGGTGCTGATCGCCGCCGCGGCCCTGCTCGCGCCGCTGGGCAACATGGCCGGCCTGCAGGACGTCTACCTGATGCTGATCGGCCTGTCGCCGTTCGCCTTCGGTTGCCGCTACCGGCTGCCGTGGCAGCACATCTTCTGGGCGGCGGTGGTGGCGACACTGCTGACCTACGTCCGCAAGGGCGGCGTGGGCGGCGTCGAGTTCGATCCGATGACCTCGCGTTCCAGCTTCGAGGCCACGACGAGCTTCGTCTTCGGCGTGCTCGCGGCCTGGGCGGCCTGCGAGAGACGCTGGCTGGCTTCGCTGCTGGCGCTGCTGCTGTGCATCCTCACGCTCAAGCGCATCGTCGCGCTCGGCGCGATCGTGGTCGTGGCCGCGATGCTGCTGCCGCGCCGCTGGGTCGACCGGCTGCTGCGGCCGCTGCCGATGATCCTGCTGAACGTGCTGTACCTGCTGGTGGTCATCCGCTACACGCAGGGCGGCTTCGATGCGCTGATCGTCCAGTACACCTCGCAGAGTTCGGACCAGCTCGGCATGGGGCGCCAGCGCCTGTACCACTACCCCGTGCAGGAGCTGTTGCACGACCCCTGGCGCTTCGCCTTCGTGGGCATGGGGCCGGGCAGCGCCTACGAGGTCATGAAGGGCGGCTGGGGCTTTCTCGGCAAGGCCAACCTGCACAACGACTCGCTGAAGATCCTCTTCGAGTACGGGGGACTCGTCTGGGCCGGCTTCTACGCCGTGCTCTACCGCACTTCGCAGCGCCTGGAACTGCGCATCCTGATGCTCTTCGTCAACATCATGTTCCTGACCGACAACACGCTGATCTACCCCTACGTCATCTTCGCGATCGGCATCGCCTGCCAGAGTCTCGCCCCGGCGTCCGACACCGCGCAGGCCTGGGCGCGCGGCGACGCGGGAGCACGGCGATGA
- a CDS encoding glycosyltransferase: protein MTRGVAGSRPLRVLESINPPDGTTQYVDQIVELAPPWVRFSFLGAKNLASLRYDVLHVHWPESLLRGRFHVLRCLAFVALLEVLRLRRIAVVRTLHNLQPHEDGSRLEAAVLRWLDRRTTFTVTINPVTPIPAGRGVYIPHGHYRERFTALPQQAPVAGRLLYAGTIRPYKGVDVLLDAFRALDDPALTLRLVGQPSREMRPLVDRMQSDDGRISATLAFVPDALLVAEITAAQLVCLPYRQLHNSGVLLAALSLDRPVLVPRTPTTEAMAQEVGPGWIHFFDGVLQAQDLRRVMAKVQTESRPERPRLDGRDWRVVGQAYADAFAQAAALVGRAPVARLAPDGRGGER from the coding sequence ATGACCCGCGGCGTCGCCGGCTCGCGGCCGCTGCGCGTGCTGGAGTCCATCAATCCGCCCGACGGCACGACCCAGTACGTCGACCAGATCGTCGAGCTCGCGCCGCCCTGGGTGCGCTTCAGCTTCCTCGGCGCGAAGAACCTGGCGTCGCTGCGCTACGACGTGCTGCACGTGCACTGGCCCGAGTCGCTGCTCAGGGGCCGTTTCCATGTGCTGCGCTGCCTGGCCTTCGTCGCGCTGCTCGAGGTGCTGCGGCTGCGCCGCATCGCCGTCGTGCGCACGCTGCACAACCTCCAGCCGCACGAGGACGGCTCGCGCCTCGAAGCGGCCGTGCTGCGCTGGCTGGACCGGCGCACGACCTTCACCGTGACGATCAATCCGGTGACGCCGATCCCGGCCGGGCGCGGCGTCTACATCCCGCACGGCCACTACCGCGAGCGCTTCACCGCCTTGCCGCAGCAGGCACCGGTGGCCGGCCGGCTGCTGTACGCCGGCACGATCCGGCCCTACAAGGGCGTGGACGTGCTGCTGGACGCGTTCCGCGCGCTGGACGACCCGGCGCTGACGCTGCGCCTCGTCGGCCAACCCTCCCGGGAGATGCGTCCGCTGGTGGACCGCATGCAGTCCGACGACGGCCGCATCTCGGCGACCCTGGCCTTCGTGCCCGACGCCCTGCTGGTGGCCGAGATCACCGCCGCCCAGCTGGTCTGCCTGCCGTACCGGCAGTTGCACAACTCCGGGGTGCTGCTGGCGGCGCTTTCGCTGGACCGGCCGGTGCTGGTGCCGCGCACGCCCACCACCGAGGCGATGGCGCAGGAGGTGGGCCCGGGCTGGATCCACTTCTTCGACGGCGTGCTGCAGGCGCAGGACCTGCGCCGGGTGATGGCCAAGGTCCAGACCGAGTCGCGCCCCGAGCGCCCGCGTCTTGACGGGCGCGACTGGCGCGTCGTCGGCCAGGCCTATGCCGATGCCTTCGCGCAGGCTGCCGCGCTCGTCGGCCGCGCGCCGGTGGCGCGGCTCGCGCCCGATGGCCGTGGAGGCGAGCGGTGA